The Serratia rhizosphaerae genome has a segment encoding these proteins:
- a CDS encoding EAL domain-containing protein, which produces MVKLKLWNNLRHHWWGQPLIWSLVFIPLAGWLSPRIMLPEGKVYLVYLPLAVCISLLMVYDWMAIPGIAVAIMIRYSARLGPEIGAIMTLLYLFCLGVCWLGYRCQTQRNWCARINFLGFTPPRLIWLLAFPPLLFILSLQLMIGMGLLPDEMGMVFGRANLMHTLVNFHALLIAGLSSTPLFYFVLRMLNNPRFMRTLRCRFRLEVAPGVKARETLLWLLLLAGMVFALCYPTGVGKKEFWIDYSLTLLLPLMLYGAVRFGYHLNCIAWSIALLALFFNYRSYVRVDGRLHDLAVVSSMMLVFTLSVFLLSAINSRQLALFAKMKRASLQDPMVGLPNLRALKRDLAQAPRSTLCFLRIAELDLLSRHYGMQLRIRFKQHLASTLRKVMAADEDVYQLPGYDLVLRLNGYDDEAKVAAVHATLENFRLVWNGLPIHPPLGVSYCGIAGEVEHLHLLLGELSSLAELSLSSGEPESIRNDHQDVQNEVKHKVRLLHRVQRALDSDGFILMAQPIHGVRGDRYHEILLRLPDDKGGTLPPNEFLPVVHEFGLAYQLDLWVLNNTLMFMDRHRDTLPSARFAVNISPPTLCRPTLSRDVRQALQQYAIEPYQLILEITESHLMQDIHYAATTLRELRELGCRIAIDDFGTGYASYNRLRMLEVDTLKIDGSFVRDMLNDPVDHLIIASICKVALMKRLHIVAEYVESEEQQMALRALGVDYMQGYHIGRPVPLTSLVNDAQAEPS; this is translated from the coding sequence ATGGTTAAATTGAAACTCTGGAATAATTTACGCCACCATTGGTGGGGCCAGCCCTTAATCTGGAGCCTGGTGTTTATCCCGCTGGCCGGCTGGCTGTCTCCGCGCATTATGTTGCCGGAAGGGAAGGTGTACCTGGTTTATCTGCCGCTGGCGGTATGTATTTCGCTATTGATGGTGTACGACTGGATGGCGATTCCCGGTATTGCCGTCGCCATCATGATCCGCTACAGCGCTCGGCTGGGGCCGGAAATCGGCGCTATCATGACGCTGCTGTATCTGTTCTGCCTTGGCGTCTGCTGGCTGGGCTACCGCTGCCAGACGCAGCGTAACTGGTGCGCCCGCATTAATTTTCTGGGGTTTACGCCACCGCGGCTTATCTGGCTGCTGGCGTTTCCGCCGCTGCTGTTTATCCTCAGCCTGCAGCTGATGATTGGCATGGGGCTGCTGCCGGATGAGATGGGCATGGTGTTCGGCAGAGCCAATCTGATGCATACGCTGGTGAATTTTCATGCGCTGCTGATCGCCGGCCTTTCTTCCACGCCGCTGTTTTATTTTGTATTGCGCATGCTGAATAATCCGCGCTTTATGCGGACGCTGCGGTGCCGTTTCCGCCTGGAAGTCGCACCGGGGGTGAAAGCCAGAGAGACCTTGCTCTGGCTGTTGCTGCTGGCCGGTATGGTGTTTGCGCTGTGCTACCCCACCGGCGTCGGGAAGAAGGAGTTCTGGATCGACTACAGCCTGACGCTGCTGCTGCCGCTGATGCTGTATGGCGCCGTGCGTTTCGGTTATCACCTTAACTGCATCGCCTGGTCGATTGCGCTGCTGGCGCTGTTTTTCAACTATCGCAGCTATGTGCGGGTGGATGGCCGCCTGCACGATCTGGCCGTGGTCTCCTCGATGATGCTGGTGTTCACCCTCAGCGTGTTTCTGCTGTCGGCGATCAATTCCCGCCAGCTGGCGCTGTTCGCCAAAATGAAGCGCGCTTCGCTGCAGGATCCGATGGTCGGTCTGCCTAACCTGCGCGCCCTGAAGCGGGATTTGGCGCAGGCACCGCGTTCCACGCTGTGTTTTCTGCGTATTGCCGAGCTGGACTTGCTGAGCCGCCATTACGGCATGCAGCTGCGTATCCGCTTCAAACAGCACCTGGCCAGCACCCTGCGTAAAGTGATGGCGGCGGACGAAGACGTGTATCAACTGCCGGGCTACGATCTGGTGCTGCGGCTGAACGGTTATGATGACGAGGCCAAGGTGGCGGCGGTGCACGCCACGCTGGAGAATTTCCGCCTGGTCTGGAACGGGCTGCCGATCCACCCGCCGCTGGGCGTCAGTTACTGCGGCATCGCCGGGGAGGTGGAGCACCTGCATCTGCTGCTGGGGGAACTGAGCTCGCTGGCTGAGCTTTCGCTGAGCAGCGGCGAACCGGAGAGTATCCGCAACGATCATCAGGACGTGCAGAACGAGGTGAAGCACAAGGTGCGTTTGCTGCACCGGGTACAGCGGGCGCTGGACAGCGATGGCTTTATCCTGATGGCGCAGCCGATACACGGCGTGCGCGGTGACCGCTACCATGAGATCCTGCTGCGCCTGCCCGATGACAAAGGTGGTACGCTGCCGCCGAACGAGTTTTTGCCGGTGGTGCATGAATTCGGCCTGGCGTATCAGCTGGATCTATGGGTGCTGAACAATACGCTAATGTTTATGGACCGCCACCGCGATACGTTGCCGAGCGCGCGCTTTGCGGTGAATATTTCGCCGCCGACGCTGTGCCGCCCGACGCTGAGTCGCGACGTACGGCAGGCGTTGCAGCAGTATGCGATTGAGCCGTATCAGCTGATTCTGGAAATCACCGAATCGCACCTGATGCAGGATATTCACTATGCGGCCACCACCCTGCGTGAGCTGCGCGAACTGGGCTGCCGCATTGCGATTGACGATTTCGGCACCGGCTATGCCAGCTATAACCGCCTGCGGATGTTGGAAGTGGATACGCTGAAGATCGACGGCAGCTTCGTGCGTGATATGCTGAACGACCCGGTGGATCACCTGATTATTGCGTCTATCTGCAAGGTAGCGCTAATGAAGCGGTTACATATCGTGGCGGAATATGTCGAAAGCGAAGAGCAGCAGATGGCGCTGCGGGCGTTGGGAGTCGATTATATGCAAGGCTACCATATTGGCCGGCCGGTACCGCTGACGTCGCTGGTGAACGACGCGCAGGCCGAACCGTCGTGA
- the mgtE gene encoding magnesium transporter, whose protein sequence is MSAATHNVKKVAEHRQHILSLLLNNKALVDGILGRPDEEQQLSRQALMDQTAEIHALVEEMHAADLADLLEALPQDERLALWRLVDPPRRGQTLVEVAEPVWDSLIEEMSDKDLLKAIKTLDIDEQAYLAQFLPRNLMGRLLTSLEPGQRAQVREMMHYGKETVGWMMDFELVTVRPDVTLGAVHRFLRQRKTIPDATDKIFVTDRKNTLLGELPLTAVLLNDPQTQVASVMDSDPTSFQPEDKAEAAAGAFERYDLISAPVIDAQGKLMGRLTIEEIVDVVNEESESNLRRMGGLSPEEDVFAPVGKAVKTRWAWLAINLCTAFIASRVIGLFEHTISQLVALAALMPIVAGIGGNTGNQTITMIVRALALHQIEEGNISRLLLRELGVAIINGLVWGGIMGMVTYLLYDDWALGGVMTLAMILNLLVAALMGVVIPMVMLKMGRDPAVGSSVLITALTDTGGFFIFLGLASLFLL, encoded by the coding sequence ATGTCTGCCGCAACACATAATGTCAAAAAGGTGGCTGAACACCGTCAGCATATCCTGTCCCTGTTACTGAACAACAAAGCGCTGGTCGACGGCATTCTCGGCCGGCCGGACGAAGAGCAGCAGCTCAGCCGCCAGGCGCTGATGGACCAGACCGCCGAAATTCACGCGCTGGTGGAAGAGATGCACGCCGCCGACCTCGCCGACCTGCTGGAAGCGCTGCCGCAGGATGAGCGTCTGGCGCTGTGGCGGCTGGTGGATCCGCCGCGCCGCGGCCAAACGCTGGTGGAAGTCGCTGAACCGGTGTGGGACAGCCTGATCGAAGAGATGAGCGATAAAGACCTGCTCAAGGCGATCAAAACGCTGGATATCGATGAACAGGCCTATCTGGCGCAGTTCCTGCCGCGTAACCTGATGGGCCGCCTGCTGACCTCGCTGGAACCGGGGCAGCGCGCGCAGGTGCGCGAGATGATGCACTACGGCAAAGAGACCGTCGGCTGGATGATGGACTTCGAGCTGGTCACGGTGCGGCCCGATGTTACGCTGGGCGCGGTGCACCGCTTTTTGCGCCAGCGTAAAACCATCCCGGACGCCACCGATAAAATCTTTGTCACCGACCGCAAAAACACCCTGCTTGGCGAACTGCCGCTGACGGCGGTGCTGCTGAACGATCCGCAAACGCAGGTCGCCAGCGTGATGGACAGCGACCCCACCAGCTTCCAGCCGGAAGACAAGGCCGAAGCGGCGGCCGGCGCGTTTGAACGTTATGACCTGATCAGCGCCCCGGTGATCGACGCGCAGGGCAAACTGATGGGGCGTCTGACCATCGAAGAGATCGTCGACGTGGTCAATGAAGAGAGCGAAAGCAACCTGCGCCGCATGGGGGGCTTAAGCCCGGAAGAGGACGTGTTCGCGCCGGTCGGCAAGGCGGTGAAAACCCGCTGGGCCTGGCTGGCCATCAACCTGTGCACCGCCTTTATCGCCTCGCGGGTGATCGGCCTGTTTGAGCACACCATCTCGCAGCTGGTGGCGCTGGCCGCGCTGATGCCGATCGTCGCCGGCATCGGCGGCAATACCGGCAACCAGACCATCACCATGATCGTCCGCGCGCTGGCGCTGCACCAGATTGAAGAAGGCAATATTTCCCGTCTGCTGCTCAGAGAGCTGGGCGTTGCGATCATCAACGGCCTGGTGTGGGGCGGCATTATGGGCATGGTCACCTATTTGCTGTACGACGACTGGGCGCTGGGCGGCGTGATGACGCTGGCCATGATCCTCAACCTGCTGGTCGCTGCGTTGATGGGCGTAGTGATCCCGATGGTAATGCTGAAGATGGGCCGCGACCCGGCGGTCGGCTCCAGCGTGCTGATCACCGCCCTGACCGATACCGGCGGCTTTTTCATCTTCCTCGGCCTGGCCAGCCTGTTCCTGCTTTGA
- a CDS encoding GNAT family N-acetyltransferase, translating to MPIATLNTGRLRLRAWQDSDLAAFAALNADPQVMRYFPAPLSAAASETQAAAIRQFMQQHGWGLWAVELPGHVPFIGFVGLAQVGDDLPLAPCVEIGWRLAAAHWGHGYASEAARAALNHAFSQLQLPEVVSFTAAVNHPSRRVMERIGMRCADEYFEHPRLPPGHRLRRHVVYRLNRQQWREQAD from the coding sequence ATGCCTATCGCTACGCTGAATACCGGACGTTTACGCCTGCGCGCCTGGCAAGACAGCGATCTGGCCGCTTTCGCCGCGCTGAACGCCGATCCGCAGGTGATGCGTTACTTCCCCGCCCCGCTGTCCGCCGCCGCCAGCGAAACGCAGGCCGCCGCGATCCGCCAGTTTATGCAGCAGCACGGTTGGGGATTATGGGCCGTCGAACTGCCGGGCCATGTTCCCTTTATCGGTTTTGTCGGCCTGGCCCAGGTCGGCGACGATCTGCCGCTGGCTCCCTGCGTGGAGATCGGCTGGCGGCTGGCCGCCGCCCACTGGGGCCACGGCTACGCCAGCGAGGCCGCACGGGCAGCGCTGAACCATGCGTTTTCACAGCTGCAACTGCCGGAGGTGGTGTCGTTTACCGCCGCCGTCAACCATCCCTCACGCCGGGTGATGGAACGCATCGGCATGCGCTGCGCTGACGAGTATTTTGAGCATCCGCGCCTGCCGCCGGGCCACCGCCTGCGCCGCCATGTGGTGTACCGGCTGAACCGGCAGCAGTGGCGGGAGCAGGCTGACTGA
- the yegD gene encoding molecular chaperone yields the protein MFIGFDYGTANCSVAVMRENGPELLALENNEPYLPSMLCAPSREAVSECLHRHWQVPTGSEENQQLLRRAVSYNREEDIPVNADSLHFGLQALANYVEDPEEVYFVRSPKSFLGANGLKSQQIALFEDLVCAMMFHIKRQAEGVLQQQIEQTVIGRPINFQGTGGEEANSQAQGILLRAAQRAGFKQIEFQFEPVAAGLDFEATLQEEKTVLVVDIGGGTTDCSVLLMGPQWRDSADRQQSLIGHSGCRVGGNDLDIMLAFKQLMPLFGMGGETAKGIALPALPYWNAVATNDVPAQNEFYSSANARLLNDLIRDAAEPEKVRRLLQVYRQRLSYRLVRAAEESKIALSGEETTRVPLAFVQPELAERISQGQLADAISQPLQRIQEQVTAALATSQTQPDVIYLTGGSARSPLLRAALQQQLPGIPIVGGNDFGSVTAGLARWAQTLFR from the coding sequence ATGTTTATAGGATTCGACTACGGAACGGCCAACTGTTCCGTTGCGGTGATGCGGGAAAACGGCCCGGAGCTGCTGGCGTTGGAAAACAATGAACCGTATCTGCCGTCGATGCTGTGCGCGCCGAGCCGCGAAGCGGTCAGCGAATGTCTGCACCGCCACTGGCAGGTGCCGACCGGCAGCGAGGAAAACCAGCAGCTGCTGCGGCGCGCCGTCAGCTACAACCGCGAAGAGGATATTCCGGTCAACGCCGACAGCCTGCACTTTGGTCTGCAGGCGCTGGCGAACTATGTTGAAGACCCGGAAGAGGTGTACTTCGTCCGCTCGCCGAAATCATTCCTCGGCGCCAACGGGCTGAAGTCGCAGCAAATCGCGCTGTTTGAAGACCTGGTCTGCGCGATGATGTTCCATATCAAGCGCCAGGCGGAAGGCGTGCTGCAACAGCAGATCGAGCAGACGGTGATCGGCCGGCCGATCAACTTCCAGGGCACCGGCGGCGAAGAGGCCAACAGCCAGGCGCAGGGCATTCTGCTGCGCGCCGCCCAGCGCGCCGGATTTAAGCAGATCGAATTCCAGTTTGAGCCGGTGGCCGCCGGGCTGGATTTCGAAGCCACGCTGCAGGAAGAGAAAACTGTGCTGGTGGTCGATATCGGCGGCGGCACCACCGACTGCTCGGTGCTTTTGATGGGGCCGCAGTGGCGCGACAGCGCCGATCGCCAACAGAGCCTGATCGGCCACAGCGGCTGCCGCGTCGGCGGCAACGACCTCGATATCATGCTGGCGTTCAAGCAACTGATGCCGCTGTTCGGCATGGGCGGTGAAACCGCAAAAGGCATCGCCCTGCCGGCGCTGCCGTACTGGAACGCGGTCGCCACCAACGACGTGCCGGCGCAGAATGAATTTTACAGCAGCGCCAATGCCAGACTGCTGAACGACCTGATTCGCGACGCGGCGGAGCCGGAAAAAGTACGGCGCCTGCTGCAGGTGTATCGGCAACGTCTGAGCTACCGGCTGGTGCGCGCGGCGGAAGAGAGTAAAATCGCCCTCTCCGGCGAGGAAACCACCCGCGTACCGCTGGCGTTTGTCCAGCCGGAGCTGGCTGAACGCATCAGTCAGGGACAGCTGGCGGATGCCATTTCCCAGCCGCTGCAGCGCATCCAGGAGCAGGTCACCGCCGCGCTGGCCACCAGCCAGACGCAGCCGGACGTGATCTACCTGACCGGCGGCAGCGCCCGCTCGCCGCTGCTGCGCGCGGCGCTGCAACAGCAGCTGCCCGGCATTCCGATCGTCGGCGGCAATGACTTCGGCTCGGTCACCGCCGGGCTGGCGCGCTGGGCGCAGACGCTGTTCCGTTAA
- the ppk1 gene encoding polyphosphate kinase 1, with protein sequence MGQEKLYIEKELSWLSFNERVLQEAADKSNPLIERMRFLGIYSNNLDEFYQVRFADLKRRILISEEQGSAGSSRHLLKKIQAKVLKTDQEFDTLYNDLLLEMARNQIFLINERQVSENQQIWLRQYFKQHLRQHITPILINHDTNLVQFLKDDYTYLAVEIIRGTHIDYALLEIPSDKVPRFVNLPPEAPRRRKPMILLDNILRYCLDDIFKGFFDYDALNAYSMKMTRDAEYDLVTEMESSLLELMSSSLKQRLTAEPVRFVYQRDMPNKMVELLREKLGISNYDSVIAGGRYHNFKDFIGFPNVGKSNLVNRPLPRLRHTWFDKFRNGFDAIREKDVLLYYPYHTFEHVLEWLRQASFDPSVLAIKINIYRVAKDSRIIESMIHAAHNGKKVTVVVELQARFDEEANIHWAKRLTEAGVHVIFSAPGLKIHAKLFLISRREGDAIVRYAHIGTGNFNEKTARVYTDYSLLTADARITNEVRRVFNFIENPYRPVHFDYLMVSPQNSRRMLYDLIDHEIASALAGKPAGITLKLNNLVDKGLVDRLYTASGAGVKVRLLVRGMCSLIPNLPGISDNIQAISIVDRYLEHDRVYVFENQGDTKVYLSSADWMTRNIDYRIEVAAPLLDPALKQRVLDILAIQFSDTVKARYIDKELSNQYVPRGNRRKVRSQIAIYDYLKALEQPGN encoded by the coding sequence ATGGGTCAGGAAAAGCTCTACATCGAGAAAGAACTAAGCTGGTTATCCTTTAATGAACGCGTGTTGCAGGAAGCCGCAGATAAGAGCAATCCCCTGATTGAACGCATGCGCTTTCTGGGTATTTACTCCAATAACCTCGACGAGTTTTACCAAGTCCGCTTTGCCGATCTGAAACGTCGGATACTGATCAGCGAAGAACAGGGCTCCGCCGGCTCATCACGTCATTTACTGAAGAAAATTCAGGCCAAGGTGTTAAAAACCGACCAAGAGTTCGACACCCTGTATAACGATTTGCTGCTGGAGATGGCGCGCAATCAAATCTTTCTGATCAATGAGCGTCAGGTCTCCGAGAACCAGCAAATCTGGCTGCGCCAGTACTTCAAGCAGCATCTGCGCCAGCACATTACGCCGATCCTGATCAATCACGACACCAATCTGGTGCAGTTTCTGAAGGACGACTACACCTATCTGGCGGTGGAGATCATCCGCGGTACCCATATCGACTATGCGCTGCTGGAGATTCCGTCTGATAAGGTGCCACGCTTCGTCAATCTGCCGCCGGAGGCACCGCGCCGGCGCAAACCGATGATCCTGCTGGACAATATTCTGCGCTACTGCCTGGATGATATTTTTAAGGGCTTCTTCGACTACGACGCGCTCAACGCCTATTCAATGAAGATGACGCGCGATGCGGAATACGATCTGGTGACGGAAATGGAGTCCAGCCTGCTGGAACTGATGTCTTCCAGCCTGAAACAGCGCCTGACCGCCGAGCCGGTGCGCTTTGTGTACCAGCGCGATATGCCGAACAAAATGGTGGAGCTGCTGCGCGAAAAGCTGGGCATCTCCAACTACGACTCGGTGATCGCCGGCGGCCGCTACCACAACTTCAAGGACTTTATCGGCTTCCCCAACGTCGGCAAAAGCAACCTGGTCAACCGGCCGCTGCCGCGCCTGCGTCATACCTGGTTCGACAAGTTCCGCAACGGCTTTGACGCCATCCGGGAAAAAGACGTGCTGCTGTACTATCCGTACCACACCTTCGAGCACGTGCTGGAATGGCTGCGGCAGGCGTCGTTCGACCCCAGCGTTCTGGCAATAAAAATCAATATTTACCGCGTAGCGAAAGATTCACGCATTATCGAATCGATGATCCATGCGGCGCATAACGGCAAGAAAGTGACGGTGGTGGTCGAGCTGCAGGCGCGCTTTGACGAAGAGGCCAACATTCACTGGGCCAAACGCCTGACGGAAGCCGGCGTGCACGTGATCTTCTCCGCCCCCGGTCTGAAAATTCACGCCAAGCTGTTTCTGATTTCGCGCCGCGAAGGCGACGCCATTGTGCGCTATGCCCATATCGGCACCGGCAACTTCAACGAAAAAACCGCGCGCGTTTACACCGACTACTCTCTGCTGACCGCCGATGCGCGCATCACCAACGAAGTGCGCCGGGTATTCAACTTTATTGAAAACCCCTACCGTCCGGTGCATTTCGACTACCTGATGGTGTCGCCGCAGAACTCGCGCCGCATGCTGTACGATCTGATCGACCATGAGATCGCCAGCGCGCTGGCGGGCAAACCGGCCGGCATTACGCTGAAATTGAATAATCTGGTGGATAAAGGGCTGGTGGATCGGTTATATACCGCTTCCGGCGCCGGCGTAAAGGTACGCCTGCTGGTGCGCGGCATGTGTTCGCTGATTCCTAATCTGCCGGGGATCAGCGACAATATTCAGGCCATCAGCATTGTTGATCGCTATCTGGAGCATGACCGCGTTTACGTTTTCGAAAATCAAGGTGACACCAAGGTCTATCTGTCGTCCGCCGACTGGATGACCCGCAATATAGATTATCGTATCGAAGTGGCGGCGCCGCTGCTGGATCCGGCGCTGAAACAGCGCGTGCTGGATATTCTGGCGATCCAATTCAGCGACACCGTCAAAGCCCGTTATATTGATAAAGAGCTGAGCAACCAGTACGTGCCGCGCGGCAACCGCCGTAAGGTCCGTTCGCAAATTGCCATTTACGATTATTTAAAAGCTCTGGAACAACCAGGAAATTAG
- the ppx gene encoding exopolyphosphatase: MPLNSTATHKPLEIAAIDLGSNSFHMVIARVVNGALQVLGRLKQRVHLADGLDANNVLSEEAIERGLACLALFAERLQGFPAENVTIVGTHTLRQAVNAEAFLKRAADVIPYPIEIISGQEEARLIFMGVEHTQPEKGRKLVIDIGGGSTELVIGEDFEPLLAESRRMGCVSFAHLFFPDGEINRANFRRARLAAAQKLETLAWQYRIQGWQYALGASGSIKAAHEVLVAMGEKDGLITLERLEMLSEQVLQFKNFSALSLPGLSEERQAVFVPGLAILCGVFDALAIRDLRLSDGALREGVLYEMEGRFRHQDIRSRTAKSLAEHYNIDRDQASRVLATTELLYAQWMAQNTKLVNPQLEALLKWAAMLHEVGLSINHSAMHRHSAYILQNTNLPGFNQEQQLLLAALVRFHRKAIKLEELPRLNLFKKKHYLPLIQLLRLSALLNNQRQSTTTPETLRLSTDDNHWTLRFPAGYLMQNTLVQLDLEREQEYWKDVVGWKLIIEEEDTQQDEQRLA, encoded by the coding sequence ATGCCGCTAAACAGCACTGCTACTCATAAACCATTGGAAATCGCCGCCATCGATCTGGGCTCGAACAGCTTCCATATGGTTATTGCCCGCGTCGTCAACGGCGCCCTGCAGGTATTGGGCCGCTTAAAACAGCGGGTACACCTTGCCGATGGCCTGGATGCCAATAATGTGCTCAGTGAAGAAGCGATAGAACGCGGTCTGGCCTGCCTGGCCCTGTTTGCTGAACGGCTGCAGGGCTTCCCGGCGGAAAACGTCACCATCGTCGGTACGCATACGCTGCGTCAGGCGGTGAATGCCGAAGCCTTCCTGAAGCGCGCCGCCGACGTGATCCCCTACCCGATCGAAATTATCTCCGGGCAGGAAGAGGCGCGCCTGATCTTTATGGGCGTGGAGCACACCCAGCCGGAAAAGGGCCGCAAGCTGGTCATCGACATCGGCGGCGGATCAACGGAACTGGTGATCGGCGAAGATTTCGAACCGCTGCTGGCGGAAAGCCGCCGCATGGGCTGCGTCAGCTTCGCCCACCTCTTTTTCCCTGACGGTGAAATCAACCGCGCCAACTTCCGCCGCGCCCGGCTGGCGGCGGCGCAAAAACTGGAAACCCTGGCCTGGCAATACCGCATCCAGGGCTGGCAATACGCGCTGGGCGCCTCCGGCTCGATCAAGGCGGCGCATGAAGTGCTGGTCGCGATGGGAGAAAAAGACGGCCTGATCACCCTCGAACGGCTGGAGATGCTGAGCGAACAGGTGCTGCAGTTCAAGAACTTCAGCGCTCTCAGCCTGCCGGGACTGTCGGAGGAGCGTCAGGCGGTATTTGTACCGGGGCTGGCCATTTTATGCGGCGTGTTCGACGCGCTGGCAATCCGCGATTTACGCCTGTCCGACGGTGCGCTGCGCGAAGGCGTGCTGTATGAGATGGAGGGCCGCTTCCGCCATCAGGATATTCGCAGCCGTACAGCCAAAAGCCTGGCCGAGCACTACAATATCGATCGCGACCAGGCCAGCCGGGTACTGGCAACCACCGAGCTGCTGTACGCCCAATGGATGGCGCAAAACACCAAGCTGGTCAACCCGCAGCTGGAAGCGCTGCTGAAATGGGCCGCCATGCTGCACGAGGTCGGGCTGAGCATCAACCACAGCGCCATGCACCGGCATTCCGCCTATATCCTGCAAAACACCAACCTGCCGGGCTTTAATCAGGAACAGCAGTTGCTGCTGGCGGCGCTGGTGCGTTTCCACCGTAAAGCCATCAAGTTGGAAGAGCTGCCGCGCCTGAATCTATTCAAGAAAAAGCACTATCTGCCGCTGATACAGCTATTGCGCCTGAGTGCGCTGCTGAACAATCAGCGTCAGTCCACCACCACACCGGAAACCCTGCGCCTGTCCACCGATGACAATCACTGGACGCTGCGCTTCCCGGCCGGCTACCTGATGCAGAATACGCTGGTGCAGCTGGATCTGGAGCGCGAGCAGGAGTACTGGAAAGATGTTGTCGGCTGGAAGCTGATAATTGAGGAAGAAGATACGCAGCAGGACGAGCAGCGCCTCGCCTGA
- the alkA gene encoding DNA-3-methyladenine glycosylase 2 — protein sequence MMKKPTPSVAMSEHQALYAALRARDRKFDGRFFVGVSSTGIYCRPVCSARTPKSENCSFYPSAAAAEQAGFRPCLKCRPELAPGLALIDLGNRYAQVAVQLIEQGYLSEHGCEALAARLGISDRHLRRIFAEQFGASPIDYAQSHRLLQAKRLLADTDMPLSEVAFAAGFGSLRRFNELFKQRYRLSPSALRESSGRQARAAASGLVFHLGYRPPYDWPRMLNFLQARAVSGVESVQDGRYYRSIAVTLGGETYQGWVSVQPETARDRVRVEIAPSLSRVTTDVLRRVRQLFDLDAAPDVIAAALGPLVTDPGLRLPGCVNSFEQATRAVLGQLVSVKMAAVFAGRMAERWGTPLAQPHAGITHEFPQAGQIAALQPEMLRPLGIQLKRGAALIALARALEAGRLALDNVLDIEQGIKALTALPGIGDWTASYIAMRAWSWPDVFLSGDYLIKQRFPGMTPRQIERYAERWRPWRSYATLHLWHHDGWQPER from the coding sequence ATGATGAAAAAACCGACACCGAGCGTTGCCATGAGTGAACACCAGGCGTTATATGCCGCGCTGCGCGCGCGGGATCGCAAATTTGACGGCCGTTTCTTTGTCGGCGTGTCGTCGACCGGCATCTACTGCCGGCCGGTGTGCAGCGCCCGCACGCCGAAAAGCGAGAACTGCAGCTTCTACCCCAGCGCCGCCGCCGCCGAACAGGCGGGCTTTCGCCCCTGCCTGAAGTGCCGGCCGGAACTGGCGCCGGGCCTGGCGCTGATTGACCTGGGCAACCGCTATGCGCAGGTGGCGGTGCAGCTGATTGAACAGGGCTACCTGTCCGAACACGGCTGTGAGGCGCTGGCGGCGCGGCTGGGGATTTCCGACCGCCATCTGCGGCGTATCTTCGCCGAACAGTTCGGCGCTTCGCCCATCGATTATGCGCAGTCGCACCGGCTGCTGCAGGCCAAGCGCCTGCTGGCGGATACCGATATGCCGCTCAGCGAGGTGGCGTTCGCCGCGGGATTTGGCAGCCTGCGGCGCTTTAATGAACTGTTTAAACAGCGCTACCGGCTGAGCCCGTCGGCGCTGCGTGAAAGCAGCGGCCGGCAGGCGCGCGCCGCCGCCAGCGGGCTGGTGTTTCATCTGGGCTATCGCCCGCCGTACGACTGGCCGCGCATGCTGAATTTTTTACAGGCGCGTGCGGTCAGCGGCGTAGAGAGCGTGCAGGACGGGCGTTATTACCGCTCCATCGCGGTGACGCTCGGCGGCGAGACGTATCAGGGCTGGGTCAGCGTGCAGCCGGAAACGGCGCGCGATCGGGTGCGGGTGGAGATTGCGCCTTCGCTGAGCCGGGTGACGACCGACGTGCTGCGGCGCGTGCGCCAGCTGTTCGATCTGGATGCGGCGCCGGACGTCATCGCCGCCGCGCTGGGGCCGCTGGTGACCGACCCCGGTCTGCGCCTGCCCGGCTGTGTCAACAGCTTCGAACAGGCGACGCGCGCGGTGCTGGGGCAACTGGTCAGCGTGAAGATGGCCGCAGTGTTCGCCGGGCGAATGGCGGAGCGTTGGGGAACACCGCTGGCGCAGCCGCACGCCGGTATCACCCATGAGTTTCCGCAGGCCGGGCAGATTGCCGCGCTGCAGCCGGAGATGCTGAGGCCGCTCGGTATTCAGCTCAAGCGCGGCGCGGCGCTGATCGCGTTGGCGCGCGCGCTGGAAGCAGGACGGCTGGCGCTGGATAATGTGCTGGATATTGAGCAGGGCATCAAGGCGCTGACCGCGCTGCCGGGCATCGGCGACTGGACGGCGAGCTATATTGCGATGCGCGCCTGGTCATGGCCGGACGTATTTCTGAGCGGCGATTACCTGATTAAACAGCGCTTTCCCGGCATGACGCCGCGCCAGATTGAGCGCTATGCCGAACGCTGGCGGCCGTGGCGCTCTTACGCCACTTTGCATCTGTGGCATCACGACGGCTGGCAGCCTGAGCGATAG
- a CDS encoding YfgG family protein, translated as MRKRTTGQMTKIVLLVSFIILIGRLLYTAIAAIPHHQEKQLSAQEQHIRQPLNSPRDNASETQ; from the coding sequence ATGCGTAAAAGAACCACCGGACAAATGACCAAAATCGTGCTGCTGGTAAGCTTTATCATTTTGATAGGCCGTTTGCTGTATACCGCTATCGCCGCCATTCCCCACCATCAGGAAAAACAGCTTTCCGCTCAGGAACAGCACATCCGTCAACCGCTTAATTCACCACGGGACAACGCCTCTGAAACGCAGTAA